From Saccopteryx leptura isolate mSacLep1 chromosome 3, mSacLep1_pri_phased_curated, whole genome shotgun sequence, one genomic window encodes:
- the PIP5K1A gene encoding phosphatidylinositol 4-phosphate 5-kinase type-1 alpha isoform X4, with the protein MASASGPSAVGFSSVDPGVLPCSSSGFNSLCCWVKSKRASGNKRPMASEVLYAPGMSIKKIGHRGVDSSGETTYKKTTSSALKGAIQLGITHTVGSLSTKPERDVLMQDFYVVESIFFPSEGSNLTPAHHYNDFRFKTYAPVAFRYFRELFGIRPDDYLYSLCSEPLIELCSSGASGSLFYVSSDDEFIIKTVQHKEAEFLQKLLPGYYMNLNQNPRTLLPKFYGLYCVQAGGKNIRIVVMNNLLPRSVKMHIKYDLKGSTYKRRASQKEREKPLPTLKDLDFLQDIPDGLFLDADMYNALCKTLQRDCLVLQSFKIMDYSLLMSIHNIDHAQREPSGNEAQCLVDTRRPAPQKALYSTAMESIQGEARRGGTVDTEDQFVKKLEHSWKALVHDGDTVSVHRPGFYAERFQRFMCNTVFKKIPLKPSPSKKFRSGSSFSRRGGPSSNSCITYQPSVSGEHKAQVTTKAEVEPGVHLGRPDVLPQTPPLEKISEVSTIPDPCFSPVVGKTLQLLSTSSTLEKLEIEESEFTN; encoded by the exons gtgCTTTATGCCCCTGGCATGTCCATTAAGAAAATAGGTCACAGAGGTGTTGATTCTTCAGGAGAGACAACATATAAAAAG ACAACCTCATCAGCCTTGAAAGGTGCCATCCAATTAGGCATTACTCACACTGTGGGGAGCCTGAGTACCAAACCAGAACGAGATGTTCTCATGCAAGATTTTTATGTTGTGGAGAGTATCTTCTTCCCCAG TGAAGGGAGCAACCTGACCCCTGCTCATCACTACAATGACTTTCGGTTCAAGACCTATGCACCTGTTGCCTTTCGCTACTTTCGGGAATTATTTGGTATTCGACCCGATGATTACTTG TACTCCCTCTGCAGTGAGCCGCTGATTGAACTCTGCAGCTCTGGGGCTAGTGGTTCCCTCTTCTACGTGTCCAGTGATGATGAATTCATCATTAAAACAGTCCAGCATAAAGAGGCAGAGTTTCTGCAGAAGCTGCTTCCAGGATATTACATG AACCTCAACCAGAACCCTCGGACTTTGCTGCCTAAATTCTATGGACTGTACTGTGTGCAGGCAGGTGGTAAGAACATTCGAATTGTGGTAATGAACAATCTCTTACCACGATCGGTTAAGATGCATATCAAATATGACCTCAAGGGCTCAACCTACAAACGACGAGCTTCCCAAAAAGAGCGAGAGAAGCCTCTTCCCACCCTTAAAGACCTAGACTTCTTACAAGACATTCCTGATGGTCTCTTTTTGGATGCTGACATGTATAATGCTCTGTGTAAGACCCTACAGCGAGACTGTTTG GTGCTGCAGAGCTTCAAGATAATGGACTATAGCCTCCTGATGTCAATCCACAACATAGATCATGCACAACGAGAGCCTTCAGGCAATGAAGCACAATGTTTGGTTGACACTCGCAGACCGGCCCCTCAAAAGGCTCTCTATTCCACAGCCATGGAATCTATCCAAGGCGAGGCGAGGCGAGGTGGCACTGTGGACACTGAAGACCA GTTTGTTAAGAAGTTGGAGCACTCTTGGAAAGCTCTGGTACATGATGGG GACACTGTATCGGTGCATCGCCCAGGTTTCTACGCTGAGCGGTTCCAGCGCTTCATGTGCAACACTGTATTCAAGAAAATCCCCT TGAAGCCCTCTCCTTCCAAAAAGTTTCGGTCTGGCTCATCTTTCTCTCGGAGAGGAGGCCCCAGCAGTAACTCCTGCATTACTTACCAGCCATCGGTCTCTGGGGAACACAAGGCACAAGTGACAACAAAGGCGGAAGTGGAGCCAG gCGTCCACTTGGGTCGTCCTGATGTTTTACCTCAGACTCCACCTTTGGAGAAAATCAGTGAGGTCTCGACtattcctgacccctgtttttCACCTGTAGTTGGAAAGACTTTGCAATTGCTATCTACAAG TTCAACCTTGGAAAAGCTTGAAATTGAAGAGTCAGAGTTCACCAAT TGA
- the PIP5K1A gene encoding phosphatidylinositol 4-phosphate 5-kinase type-1 alpha isoform X3: protein MASASGPSAVGFSSVDPGVLPCSSSGFNSLCCWVKSKRASGNKRPMASEVLYAPGMSIKKIGHRGVDSSGETTYKKTTSSALKGAIQLGITHTVGSLSTKPERDVLMQDFYVVESIFFPSEGSNLTPAHHYNDFRFKTYAPVAFRYFRELFGIRPDDYLYSLCSEPLIELCSSGASGSLFYVSSDDEFIIKTVQHKEAEFLQKLLPGYYMNLNQNPRTLLPKFYGLYCVQAGGKNIRIVVMNNLLPRSVKMHIKYDLKGSTYKRRASQKEREKPLPTLKDLDFLQDIPDGLFLDADMYNALCKTLQRDCLVLQSFKIMDYSLLMSIHNIDHAQREPSGNEAQCLVDTRRPAPQKALYSTAMESIQGEARRGGTVDTEDQFVKKLEHSWKALVHDGDTVSVHRPGFYAERFQRFMCNTVFKKIPLKPSPSKKFRSGSSFSRRGGPSSNSCITYQPSVSGEHKAQVTTKAEVEPGVHLGRPDVLPQTPPLEKISEVSTIPDPCFSPVVGKTLQLLSTSEQKTSEDLEQDLAISLIPRCQPLPQQC from the exons gtgCTTTATGCCCCTGGCATGTCCATTAAGAAAATAGGTCACAGAGGTGTTGATTCTTCAGGAGAGACAACATATAAAAAG ACAACCTCATCAGCCTTGAAAGGTGCCATCCAATTAGGCATTACTCACACTGTGGGGAGCCTGAGTACCAAACCAGAACGAGATGTTCTCATGCAAGATTTTTATGTTGTGGAGAGTATCTTCTTCCCCAG TGAAGGGAGCAACCTGACCCCTGCTCATCACTACAATGACTTTCGGTTCAAGACCTATGCACCTGTTGCCTTTCGCTACTTTCGGGAATTATTTGGTATTCGACCCGATGATTACTTG TACTCCCTCTGCAGTGAGCCGCTGATTGAACTCTGCAGCTCTGGGGCTAGTGGTTCCCTCTTCTACGTGTCCAGTGATGATGAATTCATCATTAAAACAGTCCAGCATAAAGAGGCAGAGTTTCTGCAGAAGCTGCTTCCAGGATATTACATG AACCTCAACCAGAACCCTCGGACTTTGCTGCCTAAATTCTATGGACTGTACTGTGTGCAGGCAGGTGGTAAGAACATTCGAATTGTGGTAATGAACAATCTCTTACCACGATCGGTTAAGATGCATATCAAATATGACCTCAAGGGCTCAACCTACAAACGACGAGCTTCCCAAAAAGAGCGAGAGAAGCCTCTTCCCACCCTTAAAGACCTAGACTTCTTACAAGACATTCCTGATGGTCTCTTTTTGGATGCTGACATGTATAATGCTCTGTGTAAGACCCTACAGCGAGACTGTTTG GTGCTGCAGAGCTTCAAGATAATGGACTATAGCCTCCTGATGTCAATCCACAACATAGATCATGCACAACGAGAGCCTTCAGGCAATGAAGCACAATGTTTGGTTGACACTCGCAGACCGGCCCCTCAAAAGGCTCTCTATTCCACAGCCATGGAATCTATCCAAGGCGAGGCGAGGCGAGGTGGCACTGTGGACACTGAAGACCA GTTTGTTAAGAAGTTGGAGCACTCTTGGAAAGCTCTGGTACATGATGGG GACACTGTATCGGTGCATCGCCCAGGTTTCTACGCTGAGCGGTTCCAGCGCTTCATGTGCAACACTGTATTCAAGAAAATCCCCT TGAAGCCCTCTCCTTCCAAAAAGTTTCGGTCTGGCTCATCTTTCTCTCGGAGAGGAGGCCCCAGCAGTAACTCCTGCATTACTTACCAGCCATCGGTCTCTGGGGAACACAAGGCACAAGTGACAACAAAGGCGGAAGTGGAGCCAG gCGTCCACTTGGGTCGTCCTGATGTTTTACCTCAGACTCCACCTTTGGAGAAAATCAGTGAGGTCTCGACtattcctgacccctgtttttCACCTGTAGTTGGAAAGACTTTGCAATTGCTATCTACAAG TGAGCAGAAAACCTCAGAAGACCTGGAACAAGACTTGGCCATCTCCTTGATCCCAAGATGTCAGCCCTTGCCCCAGCAATGCTGA
- the PIP5K1A gene encoding phosphatidylinositol 4-phosphate 5-kinase type-1 alpha isoform X2, whose protein sequence is MASASGPSAVGFSSVDPGVLPCSSSGFNSLCCWVKSKRASGNKRPMASEVLYAPGMSIKKIGHRGVDSSGETTYKKTTSSALKGAIQLGITHTVGSLSTKPERDVLMQDFYVVESIFFPSEGSNLTPAHHYNDFRFKTYAPVAFRYFRELFGIRPDDYLYSLCSEPLIELCSSGASGSLFYVSSDDEFIIKTVQHKEAEFLQKLLPGYYMNLNQNPRTLLPKFYGLYCVQAGGKNIRIVVMNNLLPRSVKMHIKYDLKGSTYKRRASQKEREKPLPTLKDLDFLQDIPDGLFLDADMYNALCKTLQRDCLVLQSFKIMDYSLLMSIHNIDHAQREPSGNEAQCLVDTRRPAPQKALYSTAMESIQGEARRGGTVDTEDHMGGIPARNSKGERLLLYIGIIDILQSYRFVKKLEHSWKALVHDGDTVSVHRPGFYAERFQRFMCNTVFKKIPLKPSPSKKFRSGSSFSRRGGPSSNSCITYQPSVSGEHKAQVTTKAEVEPGVHLGRPDVLPQTPPLEKISEVSTIPDPCFSPVVGKTLQLLSTSSTLEKLEIEESEFTN, encoded by the exons gtgCTTTATGCCCCTGGCATGTCCATTAAGAAAATAGGTCACAGAGGTGTTGATTCTTCAGGAGAGACAACATATAAAAAG ACAACCTCATCAGCCTTGAAAGGTGCCATCCAATTAGGCATTACTCACACTGTGGGGAGCCTGAGTACCAAACCAGAACGAGATGTTCTCATGCAAGATTTTTATGTTGTGGAGAGTATCTTCTTCCCCAG TGAAGGGAGCAACCTGACCCCTGCTCATCACTACAATGACTTTCGGTTCAAGACCTATGCACCTGTTGCCTTTCGCTACTTTCGGGAATTATTTGGTATTCGACCCGATGATTACTTG TACTCCCTCTGCAGTGAGCCGCTGATTGAACTCTGCAGCTCTGGGGCTAGTGGTTCCCTCTTCTACGTGTCCAGTGATGATGAATTCATCATTAAAACAGTCCAGCATAAAGAGGCAGAGTTTCTGCAGAAGCTGCTTCCAGGATATTACATG AACCTCAACCAGAACCCTCGGACTTTGCTGCCTAAATTCTATGGACTGTACTGTGTGCAGGCAGGTGGTAAGAACATTCGAATTGTGGTAATGAACAATCTCTTACCACGATCGGTTAAGATGCATATCAAATATGACCTCAAGGGCTCAACCTACAAACGACGAGCTTCCCAAAAAGAGCGAGAGAAGCCTCTTCCCACCCTTAAAGACCTAGACTTCTTACAAGACATTCCTGATGGTCTCTTTTTGGATGCTGACATGTATAATGCTCTGTGTAAGACCCTACAGCGAGACTGTTTG GTGCTGCAGAGCTTCAAGATAATGGACTATAGCCTCCTGATGTCAATCCACAACATAGATCATGCACAACGAGAGCCTTCAGGCAATGAAGCACAATGTTTGGTTGACACTCGCAGACCGGCCCCTCAAAAGGCTCTCTATTCCACAGCCATGGAATCTATCCAAGGCGAGGCGAGGCGAGGTGGCACTGTGGACACTGAAGACCA TATGGGTGGCATTCCTGCCCGGAATAGTAAAGGGGAAAGGCTGCTGCTTTATATTGGGATCATTGACATTCTGCAGTCTTACAG GTTTGTTAAGAAGTTGGAGCACTCTTGGAAAGCTCTGGTACATGATGGG GACACTGTATCGGTGCATCGCCCAGGTTTCTACGCTGAGCGGTTCCAGCGCTTCATGTGCAACACTGTATTCAAGAAAATCCCCT TGAAGCCCTCTCCTTCCAAAAAGTTTCGGTCTGGCTCATCTTTCTCTCGGAGAGGAGGCCCCAGCAGTAACTCCTGCATTACTTACCAGCCATCGGTCTCTGGGGAACACAAGGCACAAGTGACAACAAAGGCGGAAGTGGAGCCAG gCGTCCACTTGGGTCGTCCTGATGTTTTACCTCAGACTCCACCTTTGGAGAAAATCAGTGAGGTCTCGACtattcctgacccctgtttttCACCTGTAGTTGGAAAGACTTTGCAATTGCTATCTACAAG TTCAACCTTGGAAAAGCTTGAAATTGAAGAGTCAGAGTTCACCAAT TGA
- the PIP5K1A gene encoding phosphatidylinositol 4-phosphate 5-kinase type-1 alpha isoform X1, whose protein sequence is MASASGPSAVGFSSVDPGVLPCSSSGFNSLCCWVKSKRASGNKRPMASEVLYAPGMSIKKIGHRGVDSSGETTYKKTTSSALKGAIQLGITHTVGSLSTKPERDVLMQDFYVVESIFFPSEGSNLTPAHHYNDFRFKTYAPVAFRYFRELFGIRPDDYLYSLCSEPLIELCSSGASGSLFYVSSDDEFIIKTVQHKEAEFLQKLLPGYYMNLNQNPRTLLPKFYGLYCVQAGGKNIRIVVMNNLLPRSVKMHIKYDLKGSTYKRRASQKEREKPLPTLKDLDFLQDIPDGLFLDADMYNALCKTLQRDCLVLQSFKIMDYSLLMSIHNIDHAQREPSGNEAQCLVDTRRPAPQKALYSTAMESIQGEARRGGTVDTEDHMGGIPARNSKGERLLLYIGIIDILQSYRFVKKLEHSWKALVHDGDTVSVHRPGFYAERFQRFMCNTVFKKIPLKPSPSKKFRSGSSFSRRGGPSSNSCITYQPSVSGEHKAQVTTKAEVEPGVHLGRPDVLPQTPPLEKISEVSTIPDPCFSPVVGKTLQLLSTSEQKTSEDLEQDLAISLIPRCQPLPQQC, encoded by the exons gtgCTTTATGCCCCTGGCATGTCCATTAAGAAAATAGGTCACAGAGGTGTTGATTCTTCAGGAGAGACAACATATAAAAAG ACAACCTCATCAGCCTTGAAAGGTGCCATCCAATTAGGCATTACTCACACTGTGGGGAGCCTGAGTACCAAACCAGAACGAGATGTTCTCATGCAAGATTTTTATGTTGTGGAGAGTATCTTCTTCCCCAG TGAAGGGAGCAACCTGACCCCTGCTCATCACTACAATGACTTTCGGTTCAAGACCTATGCACCTGTTGCCTTTCGCTACTTTCGGGAATTATTTGGTATTCGACCCGATGATTACTTG TACTCCCTCTGCAGTGAGCCGCTGATTGAACTCTGCAGCTCTGGGGCTAGTGGTTCCCTCTTCTACGTGTCCAGTGATGATGAATTCATCATTAAAACAGTCCAGCATAAAGAGGCAGAGTTTCTGCAGAAGCTGCTTCCAGGATATTACATG AACCTCAACCAGAACCCTCGGACTTTGCTGCCTAAATTCTATGGACTGTACTGTGTGCAGGCAGGTGGTAAGAACATTCGAATTGTGGTAATGAACAATCTCTTACCACGATCGGTTAAGATGCATATCAAATATGACCTCAAGGGCTCAACCTACAAACGACGAGCTTCCCAAAAAGAGCGAGAGAAGCCTCTTCCCACCCTTAAAGACCTAGACTTCTTACAAGACATTCCTGATGGTCTCTTTTTGGATGCTGACATGTATAATGCTCTGTGTAAGACCCTACAGCGAGACTGTTTG GTGCTGCAGAGCTTCAAGATAATGGACTATAGCCTCCTGATGTCAATCCACAACATAGATCATGCACAACGAGAGCCTTCAGGCAATGAAGCACAATGTTTGGTTGACACTCGCAGACCGGCCCCTCAAAAGGCTCTCTATTCCACAGCCATGGAATCTATCCAAGGCGAGGCGAGGCGAGGTGGCACTGTGGACACTGAAGACCA TATGGGTGGCATTCCTGCCCGGAATAGTAAAGGGGAAAGGCTGCTGCTTTATATTGGGATCATTGACATTCTGCAGTCTTACAG GTTTGTTAAGAAGTTGGAGCACTCTTGGAAAGCTCTGGTACATGATGGG GACACTGTATCGGTGCATCGCCCAGGTTTCTACGCTGAGCGGTTCCAGCGCTTCATGTGCAACACTGTATTCAAGAAAATCCCCT TGAAGCCCTCTCCTTCCAAAAAGTTTCGGTCTGGCTCATCTTTCTCTCGGAGAGGAGGCCCCAGCAGTAACTCCTGCATTACTTACCAGCCATCGGTCTCTGGGGAACACAAGGCACAAGTGACAACAAAGGCGGAAGTGGAGCCAG gCGTCCACTTGGGTCGTCCTGATGTTTTACCTCAGACTCCACCTTTGGAGAAAATCAGTGAGGTCTCGACtattcctgacccctgtttttCACCTGTAGTTGGAAAGACTTTGCAATTGCTATCTACAAG TGAGCAGAAAACCTCAGAAGACCTGGAACAAGACTTGGCCATCTCCTTGATCCCAAGATGTCAGCCCTTGCCCCAGCAATGCTGA
- the PIP5K1A gene encoding phosphatidylinositol 4-phosphate 5-kinase type-1 alpha isoform X7 — translation MASASGPSAVGFSSVDPGVLPCSSSGFNSLCCWVKSKRASGNKRPMASEVLYAPGMSIKKIGHRGVDSSGETTYKKTTSSALKGAIQLGITHTVGSLSTKPERDVLMQDFYVVESIFFPSEGSNLTPAHHYNDFRFKTYAPVAFRYFRELFGIRPDDYLYSLCSEPLIELCSSGASGSLFYVSSDDEFIIKTVQHKEAEFLQKLLPGYYMNLNQNPRTLLPKFYGLYCVQAGGKNIRIVVMNNLLPRSVKMHIKYDLKGSTYKRRASQKEREKPLPTLKDLDFLQDIPDGLFLDADMYNALCKTLQRDCLVLQSFKIMDYSLLMSIHNIDHAQREPSGNEAQCLVDTRRPAPQKALYSTAMESIQGEARRGGTVDTEDHMGGIPARNSKGERLLLYIGIIDILQSYRFVKKLEHSWKALVHDGDTVSVHRPGFYAERFQRFMCNTVFKKIPFQPWKSLKLKSQSSPIEQKTSEDLEQDLAISLIPRCQPLPQQC, via the exons gtgCTTTATGCCCCTGGCATGTCCATTAAGAAAATAGGTCACAGAGGTGTTGATTCTTCAGGAGAGACAACATATAAAAAG ACAACCTCATCAGCCTTGAAAGGTGCCATCCAATTAGGCATTACTCACACTGTGGGGAGCCTGAGTACCAAACCAGAACGAGATGTTCTCATGCAAGATTTTTATGTTGTGGAGAGTATCTTCTTCCCCAG TGAAGGGAGCAACCTGACCCCTGCTCATCACTACAATGACTTTCGGTTCAAGACCTATGCACCTGTTGCCTTTCGCTACTTTCGGGAATTATTTGGTATTCGACCCGATGATTACTTG TACTCCCTCTGCAGTGAGCCGCTGATTGAACTCTGCAGCTCTGGGGCTAGTGGTTCCCTCTTCTACGTGTCCAGTGATGATGAATTCATCATTAAAACAGTCCAGCATAAAGAGGCAGAGTTTCTGCAGAAGCTGCTTCCAGGATATTACATG AACCTCAACCAGAACCCTCGGACTTTGCTGCCTAAATTCTATGGACTGTACTGTGTGCAGGCAGGTGGTAAGAACATTCGAATTGTGGTAATGAACAATCTCTTACCACGATCGGTTAAGATGCATATCAAATATGACCTCAAGGGCTCAACCTACAAACGACGAGCTTCCCAAAAAGAGCGAGAGAAGCCTCTTCCCACCCTTAAAGACCTAGACTTCTTACAAGACATTCCTGATGGTCTCTTTTTGGATGCTGACATGTATAATGCTCTGTGTAAGACCCTACAGCGAGACTGTTTG GTGCTGCAGAGCTTCAAGATAATGGACTATAGCCTCCTGATGTCAATCCACAACATAGATCATGCACAACGAGAGCCTTCAGGCAATGAAGCACAATGTTTGGTTGACACTCGCAGACCGGCCCCTCAAAAGGCTCTCTATTCCACAGCCATGGAATCTATCCAAGGCGAGGCGAGGCGAGGTGGCACTGTGGACACTGAAGACCA TATGGGTGGCATTCCTGCCCGGAATAGTAAAGGGGAAAGGCTGCTGCTTTATATTGGGATCATTGACATTCTGCAGTCTTACAG GTTTGTTAAGAAGTTGGAGCACTCTTGGAAAGCTCTGGTACATGATGGG GACACTGTATCGGTGCATCGCCCAGGTTTCTACGCTGAGCGGTTCCAGCGCTTCATGTGCAACACTGTATTCAAGAAAATCCCCT TTCAACCTTGGAAAAGCTTGAAATTGAAGAGTCAGAGTTCACCAAT TGAGCAGAAAACCTCAGAAGACCTGGAACAAGACTTGGCCATCTCCTTGATCCCAAGATGTCAGCCCTTGCCCCAGCAATGCTGA
- the PIP5K1A gene encoding phosphatidylinositol 4-phosphate 5-kinase type-1 alpha isoform X5 — MASEVLYAPGMSIKKIGHRGVDSSGETTYKKTTSSALKGAIQLGITHTVGSLSTKPERDVLMQDFYVVESIFFPSEGSNLTPAHHYNDFRFKTYAPVAFRYFRELFGIRPDDYLYSLCSEPLIELCSSGASGSLFYVSSDDEFIIKTVQHKEAEFLQKLLPGYYMNLNQNPRTLLPKFYGLYCVQAGGKNIRIVVMNNLLPRSVKMHIKYDLKGSTYKRRASQKEREKPLPTLKDLDFLQDIPDGLFLDADMYNALCKTLQRDCLVLQSFKIMDYSLLMSIHNIDHAQREPSGNEAQCLVDTRRPAPQKALYSTAMESIQGEARRGGTVDTEDHMGGIPARNSKGERLLLYIGIIDILQSYRFVKKLEHSWKALVHDGDTVSVHRPGFYAERFQRFMCNTVFKKIPLKPSPSKKFRSGSSFSRRGGPSSNSCITYQPSVSGEHKAQVTTKAEVEPGVHLGRPDVLPQTPPLEKISEVSTIPDPCFSPVVGKTLQLLSTSEQKTSEDLEQDLAISLIPRCQPLPQQC; from the exons gtgCTTTATGCCCCTGGCATGTCCATTAAGAAAATAGGTCACAGAGGTGTTGATTCTTCAGGAGAGACAACATATAAAAAG ACAACCTCATCAGCCTTGAAAGGTGCCATCCAATTAGGCATTACTCACACTGTGGGGAGCCTGAGTACCAAACCAGAACGAGATGTTCTCATGCAAGATTTTTATGTTGTGGAGAGTATCTTCTTCCCCAG TGAAGGGAGCAACCTGACCCCTGCTCATCACTACAATGACTTTCGGTTCAAGACCTATGCACCTGTTGCCTTTCGCTACTTTCGGGAATTATTTGGTATTCGACCCGATGATTACTTG TACTCCCTCTGCAGTGAGCCGCTGATTGAACTCTGCAGCTCTGGGGCTAGTGGTTCCCTCTTCTACGTGTCCAGTGATGATGAATTCATCATTAAAACAGTCCAGCATAAAGAGGCAGAGTTTCTGCAGAAGCTGCTTCCAGGATATTACATG AACCTCAACCAGAACCCTCGGACTTTGCTGCCTAAATTCTATGGACTGTACTGTGTGCAGGCAGGTGGTAAGAACATTCGAATTGTGGTAATGAACAATCTCTTACCACGATCGGTTAAGATGCATATCAAATATGACCTCAAGGGCTCAACCTACAAACGACGAGCTTCCCAAAAAGAGCGAGAGAAGCCTCTTCCCACCCTTAAAGACCTAGACTTCTTACAAGACATTCCTGATGGTCTCTTTTTGGATGCTGACATGTATAATGCTCTGTGTAAGACCCTACAGCGAGACTGTTTG GTGCTGCAGAGCTTCAAGATAATGGACTATAGCCTCCTGATGTCAATCCACAACATAGATCATGCACAACGAGAGCCTTCAGGCAATGAAGCACAATGTTTGGTTGACACTCGCAGACCGGCCCCTCAAAAGGCTCTCTATTCCACAGCCATGGAATCTATCCAAGGCGAGGCGAGGCGAGGTGGCACTGTGGACACTGAAGACCA TATGGGTGGCATTCCTGCCCGGAATAGTAAAGGGGAAAGGCTGCTGCTTTATATTGGGATCATTGACATTCTGCAGTCTTACAG GTTTGTTAAGAAGTTGGAGCACTCTTGGAAAGCTCTGGTACATGATGGG GACACTGTATCGGTGCATCGCCCAGGTTTCTACGCTGAGCGGTTCCAGCGCTTCATGTGCAACACTGTATTCAAGAAAATCCCCT TGAAGCCCTCTCCTTCCAAAAAGTTTCGGTCTGGCTCATCTTTCTCTCGGAGAGGAGGCCCCAGCAGTAACTCCTGCATTACTTACCAGCCATCGGTCTCTGGGGAACACAAGGCACAAGTGACAACAAAGGCGGAAGTGGAGCCAG gCGTCCACTTGGGTCGTCCTGATGTTTTACCTCAGACTCCACCTTTGGAGAAAATCAGTGAGGTCTCGACtattcctgacccctgtttttCACCTGTAGTTGGAAAGACTTTGCAATTGCTATCTACAAG TGAGCAGAAAACCTCAGAAGACCTGGAACAAGACTTGGCCATCTCCTTGATCCCAAGATGTCAGCCCTTGCCCCAGCAATGCTGA
- the PIP5K1A gene encoding phosphatidylinositol 4-phosphate 5-kinase type-1 alpha isoform X6, which translates to MSIKKIGHRGVDSSGETTYKKTTSSALKGAIQLGITHTVGSLSTKPERDVLMQDFYVVESIFFPSEGSNLTPAHHYNDFRFKTYAPVAFRYFRELFGIRPDDYLYSLCSEPLIELCSSGASGSLFYVSSDDEFIIKTVQHKEAEFLQKLLPGYYMNLNQNPRTLLPKFYGLYCVQAGGKNIRIVVMNNLLPRSVKMHIKYDLKGSTYKRRASQKEREKPLPTLKDLDFLQDIPDGLFLDADMYNALCKTLQRDCLVLQSFKIMDYSLLMSIHNIDHAQREPSGNEAQCLVDTRRPAPQKALYSTAMESIQGEARRGGTVDTEDHMGGIPARNSKGERLLLYIGIIDILQSYRFVKKLEHSWKALVHDGDTVSVHRPGFYAERFQRFMCNTVFKKIPLKPSPSKKFRSGSSFSRRGGPSSNSCITYQPSVSGEHKAQVTTKAEVEPGVHLGRPDVLPQTPPLEKISEVSTIPDPCFSPVVGKTLQLLSTSEQKTSEDLEQDLAISLIPRCQPLPQQC; encoded by the exons ATGTCCATTAAGAAAATAGGTCACAGAGGTGTTGATTCTTCAGGAGAGACAACATATAAAAAG ACAACCTCATCAGCCTTGAAAGGTGCCATCCAATTAGGCATTACTCACACTGTGGGGAGCCTGAGTACCAAACCAGAACGAGATGTTCTCATGCAAGATTTTTATGTTGTGGAGAGTATCTTCTTCCCCAG TGAAGGGAGCAACCTGACCCCTGCTCATCACTACAATGACTTTCGGTTCAAGACCTATGCACCTGTTGCCTTTCGCTACTTTCGGGAATTATTTGGTATTCGACCCGATGATTACTTG TACTCCCTCTGCAGTGAGCCGCTGATTGAACTCTGCAGCTCTGGGGCTAGTGGTTCCCTCTTCTACGTGTCCAGTGATGATGAATTCATCATTAAAACAGTCCAGCATAAAGAGGCAGAGTTTCTGCAGAAGCTGCTTCCAGGATATTACATG AACCTCAACCAGAACCCTCGGACTTTGCTGCCTAAATTCTATGGACTGTACTGTGTGCAGGCAGGTGGTAAGAACATTCGAATTGTGGTAATGAACAATCTCTTACCACGATCGGTTAAGATGCATATCAAATATGACCTCAAGGGCTCAACCTACAAACGACGAGCTTCCCAAAAAGAGCGAGAGAAGCCTCTTCCCACCCTTAAAGACCTAGACTTCTTACAAGACATTCCTGATGGTCTCTTTTTGGATGCTGACATGTATAATGCTCTGTGTAAGACCCTACAGCGAGACTGTTTG GTGCTGCAGAGCTTCAAGATAATGGACTATAGCCTCCTGATGTCAATCCACAACATAGATCATGCACAACGAGAGCCTTCAGGCAATGAAGCACAATGTTTGGTTGACACTCGCAGACCGGCCCCTCAAAAGGCTCTCTATTCCACAGCCATGGAATCTATCCAAGGCGAGGCGAGGCGAGGTGGCACTGTGGACACTGAAGACCA TATGGGTGGCATTCCTGCCCGGAATAGTAAAGGGGAAAGGCTGCTGCTTTATATTGGGATCATTGACATTCTGCAGTCTTACAG GTTTGTTAAGAAGTTGGAGCACTCTTGGAAAGCTCTGGTACATGATGGG GACACTGTATCGGTGCATCGCCCAGGTTTCTACGCTGAGCGGTTCCAGCGCTTCATGTGCAACACTGTATTCAAGAAAATCCCCT TGAAGCCCTCTCCTTCCAAAAAGTTTCGGTCTGGCTCATCTTTCTCTCGGAGAGGAGGCCCCAGCAGTAACTCCTGCATTACTTACCAGCCATCGGTCTCTGGGGAACACAAGGCACAAGTGACAACAAAGGCGGAAGTGGAGCCAG gCGTCCACTTGGGTCGTCCTGATGTTTTACCTCAGACTCCACCTTTGGAGAAAATCAGTGAGGTCTCGACtattcctgacccctgtttttCACCTGTAGTTGGAAAGACTTTGCAATTGCTATCTACAAG TGAGCAGAAAACCTCAGAAGACCTGGAACAAGACTTGGCCATCTCCTTGATCCCAAGATGTCAGCCCTTGCCCCAGCAATGCTGA